A stretch of Mytilus edulis chromosome 11, xbMytEdul2.2, whole genome shotgun sequence DNA encodes these proteins:
- the LOC139494211 gene encoding uncharacterized protein, whose product MTVHVFGNSPSPAVATFRLRRTAEISETEFGKDVKDYVVRNFYVDDGLNSLPNSSQAIDLMRRTQEALKTNGGLRLHKSASNDVTVVSAFSNDDLAKVLKDIKLEPEYLPVQEV is encoded by the coding sequence ATGACGGTACATGTTTTCGGCAATTCGCCATCGCCAGCAGTTGCCACATTTAGGCTGAGAAGAACTGCtgaaatctctgaaactgaattTGGGAAAGATGTTAAAGATTATGTAGTTCGGAACTTCTACGTAGACGACGGGTTAAACTCACTACCAAATAGTTCTCAGGCTATTGACCTCATGAGGCGAACACAAGAGGCACTCAAGACGAACGGCGGCCTAAGGTTGCATAAAAGTGCCTCAAACGACGTCACAGTTGTGTCTGCATTCTCTAATGATGACTTAGCTAAAGTTTTGAAGGACATCAAATTGGAACCAGAATACTTACCTGTACAAGAAGTCTAG